In the Pleuronectes platessa chromosome 8, fPlePla1.1, whole genome shotgun sequence genome, one interval contains:
- the eif1ad gene encoding probable RNA-binding protein EIF1AD, giving the protein MSQATKRKHVVKEVFGDFVTPTETQQIVKITGSRGNNLHEAVTAQGEIFLVSMPTKFRKNLWIKRGDFVIVDPIEEGEKVKAEINFILYKDHIRDLKKQKLWPEGFVEEPSAEDKTTKPEETVGKDAEEEASNSEDDESDLFVNTNRCNYQYSESEEEDSEEEEVK; this is encoded by the exons ATGTCACAAGCCACCAAACGCAAACACGTGGTCAAGGAGGTGTTCGGGGACTTCGTGACGCCCACAGAGACGCAGCAGATAGTGAAG aTCACTGGCAGCCGCGGTAACAACCTCCATGAAGCTGTCACGGCTCAGGGCGAGATCTTCCTGGTGAGCATGCCCACCAAGTTCCGCAAGAACCTCTGGATCAAGAGAG GTGACTTTGTGATTGTGGATCCTattgaggaaggagagaaggtgaAGGCAGAGATCAACTTCATTCTCTACAAAGATCACATTCGGGATCTAAAGAAACAGAAGCTCTG GCCGGAGGGTTTTGTGGAGGAGCCCTCAGCGGAGGACAAGACAACGAAACCGGAGGAGACTGTAGGAAAGGACGCGGAAGAGGAGGCTAGCAACTCTGAAGACGACGAGAGCGACCTGTTTGTGAACACCAACCGCTGTAACTACCAGTACAgcgagagcgaggaggaggacagtgaggaagaggaggtcaaATAG
- the si:dkey-160o24.3 gene encoding N-acetyllactosaminide beta-1,3-N-acetylglucosaminyltransferase 2, giving the protein MARIHCRWYNLLICLCSPCICLLLLFIYTGVMLSINMTNPVYTNPSGPHFVASGTFRNDGFAPMPRTFWAPPSQVKGLWNHLQLVSERGYNPILRPNNSKLRFDGESLLWKGYSELTDLENGTSNFGMQPQLMKEFVSHMQQRDFPILIQPDGTCGSGAVNETKRPLLLMAMKSSELNFRNRQAIRQTWGRAGWVAGHSRNRSSGEEIGGYVRRVFLLGKESPEELGVDVSELLQTESELYGDILQWDFKDTFFNLTLKDVLFWDWFSRHCDRIHFVFKGDDDVFVNTMNLITYLQDQLKKPETHKTMKDFMVGQVINRAMPVRERNSKYFIPDSFYQGIYPTYAGGGGVVYSGLLTRRLHEMAKGVHLFPIDDVYVGMCMARLNTSPINHPAFFTFGLDENEKEPCLYHMILLVHKRSPLEMVNLWAYLKKTQTQCRDVPLKETGQGT; this is encoded by the coding sequence ATGGCACGGATTCACTGTCGATGGTATAACCTGCTAATCTGCCTGTGCAGCCCGTGCATCTGCctgctcctgctcttcatctACACCGGGGTCATGCTGAGTATCAACATGACAAACCCTGTCTATACGAACCCCAGTGGGCCTCACTTTGTGGCCTCCGGAACTTTCAGAAACGACGGCTTTGCCCCGATGCCTAGAACTTTCTGGGCGCCACCCTCGCAAGTCAAAGGCCTCTGGAACCATCTGCAGCTGGTCAGCGAGCGTGGATACAACCCCATCCTGCGTCCCAACAACAGCAAGTTGAGGTTTGACGGTGAGTCCCTGCTGTGGAAAGGCTACTCTGAACTTACAGATTTGGAGAATGGGACATCAAACTTTGGCATGCAACCACAGCTAATGAAAGAGTTTGTGAGCCACATGCAACAGAGGGATTTTCCGATCCTGATACAGCCAGATGGAACATGTGGCAGTGGGGCAGTAAACGAGACGAAgcgccctcttcttctcatggCCATGAAGTCGTCAGAGTTGAACTTCAGGAACCGACAGGCCATTCGACAGACGTGGGGCCGGGCGGGCTGGGTGGCAGGACACAGCAGGAACAGAAGCAGTGGAGAAGAAATTGGAGGGTATGTCCGCAGGGTCTTCCTTCTTGGGAAAGAAAGCCCAGAGGAATTGGGTGTAGATGTGTCGGAGTTACTGCAGACAGAGAGTGAACTGTATGGAGACATTCTGCAGTGGGACTTCAAGGACACATTTTTCAACCTCACCCTGAAGGACGTGCTCTTCTGGGACTGGTTCTCACGTCACTGCGACCGCATTCACTTCGTCTTCAAGGGAGACGACGACGTCTTCGTCAACACCATGAATCTGATAACCTATCTGCAGGACCAGCTCAAGAAGCCAGAAACACACAAGACGATGAAGGACTTCATGGTCGGACAAGTCATCAACAGGGCAATGCCCGTCCGAGAACGCAACTCCAAGTACTTCATCCCTGACAGCTTCTACCAGGGCATCTATCCTACGTACGCAGGCGGGGGAGGGGTGGTGTACTCCGGCCTGCTGACCAGACGTCTACACGAGATGGCCAAAGGTGTTCACCTGTTCCCCATCGACGACGTTTACGTGGGTATGTGTATGGCCCGGCTCAACACCTCCCCGATCAACCACCCTGCCTTCTTCACGTTTGGCCTTGACGAAAACGAAAAGGAGCCTTGTTTGTATCACATGATCTTATTGGTCCACAAGCGAAGCCCCTTAGAGATGGTGAATCTGTGGGCGTacttgaaaaaaacacagacacagtgtaGGGACGTGCCCTTGAAGGAAACAGGCCAAGGAACCTAA